The Colias croceus chromosome 22, ilColCroc2.1 DNA window TAATTTTATAGCTGTAGATGTCATAAGATGAAGCTAACTGTGCAATATACATGATGATTAGTTATTCCATCTGGAATGGAAAATCTAATTACATTCATTACTGTTTTCACCTCGTAAATTGGAAACTGTTTAATTGATTAACATTCCTTAGACAAATTGTCTTTCTTCAGCAAAGCATTGCTTTTaggaaaatcttttaaaatctGTTGAGCCaagttgtttatatttatgaatatgcATATGAAACAAAACAAGCATTTAGCGACGCCTGCgaactaaaatttattataaaccaCACGCCATACTACACTCCAGTTATtagtttaacaaataaatagaatGATCTAGTATTTAAACAACTATTCATTACGGATTTATTACTTACACGtttaaatgtaatgtaaaaGGAAATTTCGCCTTATTTTCGCCGTCAATTAATGAAAGATCTCCTAAATAACTCTTGTAAGTTCTAacatgttaattatatttttgaagtgaaacttcttcagGCGCGTTGAgactaaaatttcaagatcgcgtaatggcaataccgtcataTCCTAAAGTAAGGacacgattttggtatctttgaattttgccaaagaagtttcacttctgacacgtctTATGCTAAGCAGACGCTCACGctcttaataattatgtaacgtTTTGAAAGTGTATTTTTATAGGTTCCTATAGcgcaattttaattgtatttttaataataattttacaaacaacAGACCATGCGAGAAAGTCTCCGAGGGTTGGCTTCCGACGACGGCACCAGCATGGGCCTGAGGCGAGCCAACTCTGGCAGAGTGAGGGTCGAACTGTTCAATGGAGAGCATATTACTGTTGATGTTGatgtaagtacatatataatttccTAAGaccttttaaattttaatattacgcGTAGGTTTCtaagaatgtatttttttgtgtaactTATTCACGAGATcactgaacggattttgaaaTTTGATGATACTTGAcagaatttttgaaaactaCCCACACCTTTTTTCTCGAacttattcttttaaattattatttgttgtgtgtgtgtttaaatgtttttctttcCATTCCATCCACGGCTAATATAAAAAGCCAAAATCTACTTTTATCATATATAGcatgttaaatttattgatataaacaCAGAAAATGTTATcccatttttattaaatatacgcGAAAAAGAAGTCccaaaataatttaggtaaataaatttccaaaTATTGCTACAACTACACTTTTGAAATCAAATCCTCCATTTAAATGACACATTCTATTTCAGCGTAAAGCCAACGGCGCTGATCTTCTGGACAAAGTATGTGACAATCTAGATATATTAGAGAAAGATTTCTTTGGGCTATTACACGCACAGCGAGGAGACCCGAGGGTGTGGGTGGATTTGAAACGACGCCTGTCCAAGACCTTTAGGAGTAAGTAACTGTTATAATAACTCAGGCTCAGCGCGGTGATAGAAtggagaaattccgtaacgaaaaaacctcacgctccccactccgatgggctcggaggtgtgggcTGTGgagtgtggcttgaaggcttagcatgcaatagcattaccgcggcagtcccagagtgccacacgtcttttaaaaaaaaattaaaattctattttCTGCGTAGCTCCACAGTCCACAGAACATGAACGTTTTATAGTTTGTAAGATAATTCTTCGATCGAGTTGGAACTTATTTAtagcttattaaaaaaacatgggtatttttttaaagtgaaacttttattacatcgtctcaaactttttggtctgtgtagcgcatgtcgcgtgacggtcggtaccgtacgataattatcgtacgatgttttttgttaaatgtctatacttagtgtgaaaaaaagtttcacttttaccgtggtttcataaaaccacacaacattttttttctatgtttCCTTCTTTATTATAAGCACATATTTATTCAAGTTTAGGCTACATATGGGCATATTGGCTCCGACCAATTTagtaaatctaataaattatataaatatcgtGACCACAACTACGTAGTTGGGTTATTTCTACCCAGatttttatcacattattataatatcgcTGTCCTTACAGACGAACCATGGGACGTGCGTTTAGCTGTCAAATTCTACCCGCCAGAACCGTCAGAATTACAAGATGATATCACGAGGTATCAACTCAGTCTGGCTGTGAGACGTGATCTTATTGAGGGTGAGTTTTACCCGACTGAAAAGAGTGTTATGTTTATAATCGTTTGATAAACATTGTAGCATAAGAAACTTGATGCATTTTGTAACTCAgttaatagtaaaataaactaaCATGTAGACTATTGAGCAATAAAAACActattgcaaaaaaatggACATGCTAAAACTAATCCTACTTATTTGTCTATCAGCAAAAATTCACACTTTACCTGCTACAGAAGtgattaatttttcatttcggTTTACACTGTTAAAATTGTAGGCTCCAGAAAAATAGAGCCCTgtcgaatataaataattaaacaactGATCTTGCTAAATGACAGATAATTGCAGTCTTTCTTTTACTTTTTCCAGGTCGTCTAACATGTTCCCAAATAACTTACGCTCTACTTGCTTCATACGTACTCCAAGCAGAGTTGGGTGACAAATCGGGTGTAGTAAACCCGACCGCACTGAGCGAGTATCAGGCAATACCTCTGCACGCTTTGAACGATAATCAAAGAGATAATATTGAACAACTGTATGCAAAGcata harbors:
- the LOC123701733 gene encoding protein 4.1 homolog encodes the protein MRESLRGLASDDGTSMGLRRANSGRVRVELFNGEHITVDVDRKANGADLLDKVCDNLDILEKDFFGLLHAQRGDPRVWVDLKRRLSKTFRNEPWDVRLAVKFYPPEPSELQDDITRYQLSLAVRRDLIEGRLTCSQITYALLASYVLQAELGDKSGVVNPTALSEYQAIPLHALNDNQRDNIEQLYAKHKGQTPAEAELNYLENAKRLLLYGAEVHNAKDSEDIDINIAVSASGITVLRDGVIMNKFPWPKILKISYNKRTYTLRLRSSEFDEFESHVSFRLLSSRASKSLWRCSVEHHMFFRRESPVAVARIAQFPRLGSRRLSCRNTLRQIRDRLPRHA